Proteins from a genomic interval of Lycium ferocissimum isolate CSIRO_LF1 chromosome 2, AGI_CSIRO_Lferr_CH_V1, whole genome shotgun sequence:
- the LOC132037812 gene encoding uncharacterized protein LOC132037812 — protein MSDHHHHHHHYRPNRLSLPPRTTIPITTPTPTTSRTPLYPPFTPTPTPSKHRTSTYFPTTKSAKTSSLPFLFTLLFSLRSLYSLLPFLRSSPSSFSLFPFSFLVSLLSFLLTFSFSFYHKNKHGFGFGFFSFKRSQYKLLLAKSFLLSVVFLIRFQALRYCGAAAMILAEVSGNIAARFVSEGKRNDLFNRSAKICGFIAMFIGLVLLSVSWDKIECFPLSYVNVYEMGFSLLPRYSCIRIWPMLLPFLSGFLGCYESSSMNWVSLREMGKKKVRLVSLFFTTVMLFVPAVISMFVFEADGDSISISNLGWPLVNTVVFGVLLSENFTAEKPVSSKDLQKEYLVTYVCTVVLELFYFPELSLWGLLICGLLLWISVRNLDPVDPNYLELGLEPSDWFTTSVMKPLRHILGERKSRKIALFLLINTAYMVVEFAAGFMSNSLGLISDACHMLFDCAALAIGLYASYISRLPANGQFNYGRGRFEILSGYANAVLLVLVGALIVLESFERILDPQEVSTNSLLSVSVGGLLVNIVGLIFFHEEHHHAHGGSCSHSHSHSHSHSKSHMDRHNDQHHHDHGGHHDHHLHHHNHHLHDHDHGGNQIQQEQISIVHECHESCSSHAGHGHHADNKNQSNKEKEWNENNTPHSHDHNHGHHHHDGADQHCSHDHKHVTTDKVVTEKHHSQHRHIDHNMEGIFLHVLADTLGSVGVVISTLLIKYKGWLVADPACSIFISVLIISSVIPLLRNSAEILLQRVPRAHEHDLMEAVNDVMKIKGLSGIQKLHVWSFTNTDVIGTLHLLVSSESEKLSAKTQVSEILHHAGIKDLTMQVECIQSS, from the coding sequence ATGTCTGACCACCACCATCACCACCATCATTACCGCCCCAACCGTCTTTCTCTACCACCACGCACAACCATCCCTAtaaccacccccaccccaaccaCCTCAAGAACCCCTTTATACCCTCCTTTCACTCCAACACCAACTCCATCCAAACACAGAACTTCCACATATTTCCCCACAACCAAATCAGCAAAAACATCATCTTTGCCATTTCTCTTCACTCTTCTCTTCTCACTTCGTTCTTTATACTCTCTTCTCCCTTTCCTTCGTTCTtccccttcttctttctctcttttccctttctcttttcttgtttctctcctctctttccttctcactttctctttctctttttatcaCAAAAATAAACATGGGTTTGGGTTTGGGTTTTTCTCCTTCAAAAGATCTCAGTACAAGCTTTTATTAGCtaaatcttttcttctttctgtaGTCTTTCTTATCAGATTTCAAGCACTACGTTATTGTGGGGCTGCTGCAATGATTCTAGCTGAGGTTTCTGGTAATATAGCTGCCCGGTTTGTCTCTGAAGGAAAAAGGAACGATCTTTTTAACCGATCAGCTAAGATTTGTGGGTTTATTGCTATGTTTATTGGGTTAGTGTTGTTATCTGTTAGTTGGGATAAAATTGAATGTTTCCCTTTATCTTATGTTAATGTTTATGAAATGGGGTTTTCGTTGCTTCCTAGGTATAGTTGTATTAGGATTTGGCCAATGTTGTTACCGTTTCTTTCGGGTTTTTTGGGGTGTTATGAGAGTAGTTCTATGAATTGGGTTAGTTTAAGGGAGATGGGTAAGAAGAAAGTTAGGTTGGTGTCTTTGTTTTTTACAACTGTAATGTTATTTGTACCTGCTGTTATaagtatgtttgtgtttgaagCAGACGGGGATAGTATATCTATTTCGAATCTCGGTTGGCCTTTAGTGAATACTGTAGTTTTTGGTGTGCTTTTGAGTGAGAATTTTACTGCTGAGAAGCCGGTTTCGTCTAAGGATTTACAAAAAGAGTATCTTGTGACTTATGTATGTACTGTTGTATTGGAATTGTTTTATTTTCCTGAGCTTTCGCTTTGGGGATTGTTGATATGTGGATTGTTGCTCTGGATTTCTGTAAGGAATTTGGATCCTGTTGACCCTAATTATCTCGAGTTGGGGTTGGAACCGTCGGATTGGTTTACGACTTCAGTTATGAAACCTCTCCGGCATATCTTGGGTGAGAGGAAGTCACGGAAGATTGCGCTTTTCCTTTTGATAAACACGGCTTACATGGTTGTGGAATTTGCTGCTGGTTTTATGAGTAATAGCCTTGGGTTAATATCAGATGCTTGTCATATGCTGTTTGATTGCGCAGCTCTAGCTATTGGATTATATGCATCATACATATCACGGTTGCCAGCAAATGGTCAGTTTAATTATGGTCGTGGAAGATTTGAGATTCTTTCTGGGTATGCAAATGCGGTTTTGTTAGTCCTTGTGGGAGCGTTAATTGTGCTTGAATCATTTGAGAGAATATTAGACCCTCAGGAGGTTTCCACTAACAGTCTATTGTCAGTGTCTGTTGGAGGGCTACTTGTTAATATTGTGGGTTTGATCTTCTTTCACGAGGAACATCATCATGCCCATGGCGGATCATGTTCACATTCCCATTCGCATTCTCATTCCCACTCCAAGTCCCATATGGATCGCCACAACGACCAACATCACCATGATCATGGTggtcatcatgatcatcatttGCATCACCATAATCATCATTTACATGACCATGATCATGGTGGTAACCAGATACAACAGGAACAAATCAGTATTGTCCATGAATGCCATGAATCATGTTCTAGTCATGCTGGTCATGGACATCACGCCGACAATAAAAACCAAagcaacaaagaaaaagaatggaatGAAAATAACACTCCTCATTCTCATGACCATAACcatgggcatcatcatcatgatgGTGCTGACCAACATTGTTCTCATGATCATAAACATGTTACTACAGACAAGGTTGTCACTGAGAAACATCACAGCCAACACCGCCACATTGATCATAACATGGAAGGCATCTTTTTGCATGTTCTGGCTGACACCTTGGGTAGTGTTGGGGTGGTAATTTCAACGCTCTTAATAAAGTACAAGGGATGGCTAGTTGCTGATCCTGCCTGCTCAATTTTTATCTCTGTACTGATTATATCTTCAGTAATCCCATTGCTAAGGAATTCAGCAGAAATTTTACTGCAAAGAGTTCCAAGGGCTCACGAACATGATTTGATGGAAGCTGTAAATGATGTTATGAAGATAAAAGGTTTATCTGGGATACAAAAGCTGCATGTTTGGAGCTTCACGAACACAGATGTTATTGGGACCCTCCATCTTCTCGTTTCAAGCGAGAGTGAGAAGTTATCTGCAAAGACACAAGTATCTGAAATATTACATCATGCTGGGATCAAGGATTTGACAATGCAAGTAGAATGCATCCAAAGTAGTTAG